Below is a genomic region from Vanessa tameamea isolate UH-Manoa-2023 chromosome 14, ilVanTame1 primary haplotype, whole genome shotgun sequence.
GTTAAGAATTCACCTAAGAAGAATTTTCTGCCCAGCCTGTCCATCCCAAGTACCGCGAATATGTTTGATGGAATAGCAGCAGCCACAGTAATAAGTGACTCCATAAAGACATCCGAGTGTATGTGCGAGTCACAGCGCGCCTCCGCCGAGTGCGTGCCGAACTGAGTGACGTAGGCCGTCACTTGGCAGATATCCGCTTCAGCGTTGTCGTGCGTCCGCGACCACTCGTCAAAACGGTTGAACATTTCAGGGAACCACATCATGAGACCGtagtaactgaaatattttaaattatgataatatatgaCATATCTCGATATATTCTcagatatttcataataataattttaattgtctagGTATAGGCGATTTAGTAGTATGCAATGTAAGTTTTgtcttcatataaataaaaaaaataccttagaCCTACCCTATATGGAATGTAAAGTTTATTGTTATAGAGATCGTAGTAAATTTCAGTATTGGTGGAACGAACAGCTGTTTACTGTGTTCCACGATATCACTCATCATTCTTCTCAATTTGGACTTAGGCTCTTTCGCTTCAATTTGTTTCTCTGGTTTGGTGTGTAAAGGTTCGTCTACCAAAATTTGTTTGACTGGGTATTGATCTTTATCCCGGCCGGTATTCATCATGTAAATACCACGAAATACTTCTAAGGCTTCTTCGTGACGTCCAGTTGATATGAGAAACTTTGGGGACTCTGGTAGAAGAAACAACAAAGCAGCTACCAAAAAGGAAGGAAGTGACATGACCAGTAGGAAGATACGCCAAGAATTGTAGACGAAACCACCTGTCACGCCCCCGATTTCTGTAACGACAAATATTAAGAGTTATttagagaatatttttataataatgaatatttattatagctatAAATACATACCACTTGGAATAATGACCCAAGCGAGGCCAGCTACGAACAAATTTCCCAGAGTCCAAAAAGCTGCCATGAAACTCAACATCGCACCTCGTTTCTTTTTTGGCTGAAACTCTGCAAAGTAGGACCAGATAACTGGACCTGAACCTCCCAAACTATAAAAGAAATTATTCCAAGGGTCATGTTAcgcaaaatatacatttagaatAATCTAGAAAATCATGTCTATTGCATGAATACATACGCGGCGCCATTCATAAATCGGAAAAACATAAAGAGTTCATAGTTTTGGCTGAATGACGAGGCGACTATAGCCAGTGCGTTGATGATGGAAATGGCGATTAAAACGCGTTTGCGTCCCAACGAGTCCGCTACCGAGCCCCACGCGTATGCGCCCACCATCATCCCGATAAAAATTATGCTGTTGAGCCATCCCTGTAAGAAAGTACAATTTTAAGAACTACAACTAAAAAAGGAGActctcatttaatttttacaatcataagatttataaatacataaatagcagaattatattgttttaagtttaCGTTTTCTAGtgtatttttacaaacataaacattaatctAAGATTCTAAGCTAAGAtgacttttacaaaaaaatgggAATAAcctattattgataaataaattaggataaacaaatattgatgCGAAATGTTTGTTGATAGCATGAAATTTTCCTCCTCGACTTGAACttgtgtgtatatattatattcttaaaattcgCACTGTGTGAAATGTTTGTGTCATCActgtatcatatatataattttatacacaagATCAATAATCGTGACGCAATTTGAGTGTTGGtattgtgttataatttttaaatattatttaaaaaaaaatacttatgtcAAGTTAGtttgagaaaataaaatttaagtagctagatatatatttgtattattatatactttggtCTGTGTGGTAAGTTCTAAGTCGCACTGCGCAGAAGGTAGGATAAAGGACATGGAGATGACGTCCATCTCCTCTGAAGTGCTGACGAGACCGCACACGGCAAGCAACAAGTAGTGAAAGCGTCCATagcctgaaaataaaataaatcacatagtttatttcactaataataattacaaaatactgCAATCAGACACCGACGGGGATACGCAGCTTTTGGATTTTTTATTGGATTAACTATACTTATTTAGAGGAAAATTTAGTTTgtgatcaaaaatatattaacctttgaccagtttttaataattctttcacCATTGGAAAACgtatttattcaaaagtaaCATAGGCATATATAGGCatatttcagtaataataatatttcagtatgtatgtatattgtatgtacTCTTATAATCATGCTGTATTTTAATGCGAGctaattaaaacagaaatgtGCATTTATAAGGCACTTCTTTTATAAGTAACTAGCCGAACCTGCGGTTTTACCCgcgtgaaatttaaaaaacacaaatttcccacccccgttttacccccttcgGGGTAgaatttcgtaaaatccgttcttagtggATGTCTACCCCCTATTagaaacctacctgccaaattacAATTTTGTAGGTTTTATAGATTCTgtgatttcgtgattaatcagtgaatggtgttacgtttttatatacttatacaaataTAGGTTTTCGTAAATCTTTCTTAAGCAATTCGGCAATCATTAGGCAAGCATACAGGAAATCTTTTTGGTGTATGCTAAGGCTAGACCGAACTGAGGAAGCGGAATGCTAAATCGTATCTAAAATGCTttctttattttacaaagaaGGTGTTATATTAaagagcaatattttttttcatatcatattCACATTTTAGCTGCCACAGCCGCATATCCTGTACGAACGTAAACAAATCTGTTTGTCATACGACAAACTTCCCAGAAGCAGTAGCGTGTTTACTGCGAGATACCACGATATGAAAATATGCTGCACGGACGATCTTCATTCATAAATCGACTCATTACTGTTTCTTCGTTCAAATTACTACTCTATTTACAAAAGCTACGTCGAAGATCCTATTACACATACCacgtttgtaatttaatttgaaaaggaGATTAAAATTATGGGTCAAGTGGCAACACGAACAAAATGACGAATAGCACTTTTGTGTGTCTActtgaattgttttaaaaaagtgacactttgttactttaaaaaaatgtctgttaTATCTCGTGTCATAGCACagtgttgtaaaaaaaaaaacacatttttcaaataatttattattatttacttaccaGTGAGTTCGATTGCCCGTTCGAAGTCAGCTTTTTCCGAGTTCGGGCACTTTTCTGGGTCGAGCTTTGCCGGTGTTTTCAGCGATGGCACGACGCCTGacaaatgaacaaaaataatttcaaatataagtaaaaccgttacttatttattataatcacaataaaattatgtaattcgtttgaaaataaagattctttaaccattacttaattgaaaatatgCTATGTAGAGTCAACGTAACGAAAATACCTctcaaatattaaagatattattaatcgatatttagatactaaattatataaaaactggcAAAAGAGACTCGTCTCTAATTTCGACCCGTATCTCACGGATAATAAAGGGTTCGACCTCTTTCAATACTGAGACATCAGttagtgttataatatattcagtataaaTTTAAACGATCTGTTGACTGTTTTATGCCAGTTTGTTCTTCTTATGTGCTGTTTCAAACATAATATCTCCGTAAGtactgatttaaatttaaaaaagtattttttgtatacagatatagcttaaaaataattctttaattgtGGTTTATTGATTGGTAGTTATATAAGCGTTTTTATTAGTGTTGTACttcttaacattattttagttaacTTACCAAGATCAATAGTTTTGGAACTTGGTCCGTTTATTTGGTGTTCAGTTTTTACATCACAATctgaaacaaatacaaattgaattataattcgaatttacatttcatatgtagtatataagaaaaaagtaaCCCCAGTGCTCGACCACGGCCTTCTCTACTTTTTGAGAAAAATGCTAGAGCTTACACCACCGGGCTGCTCACCGGGCACCGGGCACCCAGTGCGAATTGGTGGATAGAAACGTGGTGTAATGACATCTGACACAATGCAGGGttacttacaatattttccttcaagtatgaaatgcattataaataaacacaccAAAATTCAGTTTTCCCGGGTCGAAACCCGCTATCCTCGGTTAGTTTTATGTATTCTATCCAATGAGTTATCCTTTTAGCCTCTGGGTGGGTAGTCAAgtcaaaagttaatataaaatagcaataaaatagaGTTGCgacttatttaaatgtaattgttatttaaatgtaagagTAAGaactaataacaaataattaaatgtaataacaatatataatgcaaaaagtgtttaatctattataaagtattaaaacatatcataaaattaaaatttacagaaaaaatatttaattctactcAACGGGGTATTGCTATACCGTTTGGTCATgttttgtacagtaactatttgtaatttttatttatatataattaaggcctcaatgttaataattcttatttaaataaatattctatctattttaatttttctagtagttaaataaatcaattttattttatattattattatcttgatatatttcgaatatataaatctaagtaGCATATTATTCTATGTTAATAACAATTCTGATTCTGAGCTGTTAAAATTGGTCCCCTTTTCAGTTATCTAATATGTTCATATACTAcagtaataattacaaattattttaataacagtgtTTCTGATAGAAaacattctattttatatttattattaacataaaacaaccgctcataatatataaaaacacatagtatccatttatctttaaatcattgatacattaattatatcttcGTTGAATTATAAGacgtatatttttgtaatttatattctgaCATGTCATGAATATAGAAGATTAATACTCACTGTGAGGTTTCTTAGGCCCAGGGTCAGTTTCTATCATCCTATGCGGGCGGTCTGCGGTGTATGCCGGCGGTGTCGCGGACTAAAACTCGCTCAGTGATTGTGGATTTGCTTCCAACGGCACACGGCTCgtctgtcaaaaatataaatttcattgatataagaagtcatagatatatatatataaacaacacaCATATAAgtagtatgtttatattttaaataaattgttaaaaaaaattcagtataCTTTAGAGCCGTGATTTTTTTGGAAAGTCATAAAcctttagtatatatataaaattaaaaaagacttCGAACAATTGTCTTCTTGTTCacctaaataaaaacttatttcataGAGAGCGAATTTTCAGTTAGAATGtaaaatcgaaataatatatcgaattttttattttatttgaattctaCACATAACAAATACGTACGTAAACATCGATCAAATTGTCGTTCttgattaagtatattataaaagtacgAGACGTATGTGATTGGAAACTGCGTCATAAATGTGCACAAAAAACTGGATCAAATCCGTccaaaaaagatatataaagaaattGGCGATTTcgattatatatgttattagtaaataattaaagttagtaTCAGCGAATGTCGCTTTCGTTTGTCAGTCTTGTTTTTTGAAACATCTGTATCGTATAACTTTGTAGCTTCAAATCTTTaggatattaaaatacattttaaaaatcatttggAAATAAATCGATAGAAATATGGAGCATACAACTTATCTCTACTGTGGGGTATACTAGAGTAgagtatatttttagaaatatacttCTAAAATGACAATCTCAAAGAATTTAGAATCCACGAATAatcatgtatatattatttagaacttTGCACAAATCATAGTAATACTACTTCGTTATACACAAAAACAAATCTTTGTTAGAAATAAGTAACGCTGGTATCCATGAAGATTCTACGACACTTGTTGGTGAAATACTTGTTATGAGTGCAATTACAATGGACCTTATACTTTTTCAATGTGAACATAAATTGATAGAATACATATAAACGTTaagatcaataaatttaaacagaatatttttgtatcgatGAAAAATTGCACCTCAAGTTATTTATGGTACAATATAAGTCAAACGCCCGATATAGATGTCGCGATGTCGGATCATACGCACCTAgtcattaaatttcaataaagagAAAATAACCCGGACGTAACTTCCAGCATAGTTTATGCACATCAAAACGGAGTCTGTAAGAGTTCTAAATATGAAAACATCACTCATCACATTTTATAGCATTAAcattaacaacaacaaaaaaactaGCTATCCAAAACGCTCAGTCGTGAATATGTATACTCACAAGTCTTTGATATCTTCATTTtccaatacatattttaaaccaCATTTGTTAGAAACTAAAgacctttataaatatatagatagaaataaaaatctcaGTTTTCATTTTACACGTAATCTAAAAAAAACTCGACCAAGTCATCCTTAATTATAACGGATCACTTTCAAGTCTTTACAAGTAATAGAAGTGAAACGAAATTATCATATGAAATAAGTGAAaaacttcttaaaaaatatagtataagacttgttttctaaaatatttagtgtaatttatgtcagttattagttttattttcatgaaattgTATAGATGGCATTACTAGTCTTTTAAATCGCCCTAACGTCTTGTacaaatgatttacatattaaaattgtattcatatcaatataaaaataatttataaaaaataaaccgacACCAAAATTAGAAACAGCACTAGCTGTTATTCACTAGAATTcactagaattaaaaatattttatttttttagatttgagGTATGTCCATACCTcgttttttgaagtcggtttaaaTGAGTTGTTAAAGAGCATGgaagtttaattattaaccCAGTAAGTAAAGTAGTCGATAAATAGAAAGGCTTTGAAAaggatattaatataaatattgacagtCATACATTCAAAAGAAAGTAAGTATGTTAAGTGCTTTGAATTTTTACTCACCAAATATAGACATTTTCGATTGGAATACAagcatgtaattaaataaattgattatatctATTGAACAAGGCAGCCATTTCAGTTTTCACTATTAGTCATCACATGAAAAGATGGACGTTAAATTAATAGGCACAAACCACCGATTAATAATTACGTGCGAACAATGGGCGGGAAACAGCCATCACCGCATGGCAAGCAACCAGGCAGATCTAGTTTGGCGCGGATAATATCTGACGGAATGTAGTAATCTTTTCCCTATACTCTTCACAGCCCGTTCGAGATTCTTATAAAAAGatcatatttatagtttaataaagacacatgtaaaaaaaaaacaaaattacactgaagtaaaaataaacaatgacgAATGTATGACGTTGCGTCAGTTAACATAGGTAGTACgaattgaaaatgtaataacTTTAAGTATACTTACTTCAAATTTATAAGCaagactttaaaatattatggcaACTTTTAAAAGTGGccgtaatatattatacaagataTAAATCACGTAAACGTTTGTTTTTGAGTAAGACAAGTTatcaattatttaagaaaaaataaatttattataagataaatgcatattaaaacaattaatacttTCTTcgtgtacttttattttattattatcgttctttgaaaaatagtaaattatgaGTGGATGTAATCACAACATTTCGTGCACGTAATTATACAATGATATTGTAATGGatctagatatttaaattaataaaattcttcgTAGACTTTAATAgtcttatgaattaaaatattctgaaaatACAATTTAGATCATGAATTTTATTGTTGCTCAACAATTATAGACCAACTTTATCGTCACTTGACAAGGATGCCCTTGATTTTCTcaaaaaatatgcattaaaGATGAAAATGATATTACTTTCGTATACTATTTacaatcattaaaaatttctatgaaccttgaaataataaatgaacaataataataattaattggttCTTAATCAATTCCAAGTGCATGTAACCGCTAAGGATTTATATTTCAGTAAATGGAAtcttaaatatacctatttataaaatagaacgaAAAGGATAAACTATTACAAAATCAGAAAATCTACAGAAtcttcaaaaattattaatacatatatcgtAACGTATAGCTGAAATTAAATTGAGTTGAATTGACGTTCGTTACTCTTTTATAAAGTTAAGACGTTATTAATCTGTAAAAGgactttaaatacaaaatatacaacacaTACCTATATCTGTGTTCCTCGTATCATGTATAAATCTTCGCCTAGGTAACTATTAGCGTAAACAATATTCACTGTAAATTAGTACTAACAGGATCGCATGTATCGCTGTATCTACTTATTCGTCCTTAAGTGCATTTTTACTACGTTCTTCCGCGTGagtaacaataacaaataacacAGGATATGTTTATGAGGAGCGTGAGACAAATTTCTATGTAACTGGACCACAATCTTGTCTAGCAATCTTGTTGTAATGTTGGTTCGTATCTGTCTTTATTTTAAGAGCACTTCCTTCTTTTAAACTCAACATAGACaatcattttgaattttaaataatgtaatgttttcaataaataatataataagtatatgatACATTAGAACCAGcgtgaaatatataattcaaatatcatCCTTATTagttatcttaattaaatttacaaataatattagtgaaatactaaatagatatttttctcTTCGCAGTATAAAATTGTTTGCCTCATTAAAGGAGGCTGACAAACCGTGATGTTGAGTAAGAACGATACAATAGATCCTTGGCATTGTATCATAGAATAATGCATTAAAATACGAAACATAGCATGCCTATTAACTTGAATTAATCTGAATTATACTAAATTAGTCTTATCAACTATAATCTTATACAAATAGGTCGATTTAAATTACCTAATGAAAtgaatgttatattttcaataatattttcatttatataaaagtaaataaatccttGTATCTaatgattataaacacaaggTGTACTCGACACCTTGTATTTGTTGTCTCGTATAGCTTTCGATATTTAATCTTTgaattttcgtttatatttaaacaagccagttttcattgaaataaaaaagataatttatacaataattaaatatttagatagattaatttatataacgaaaCACGGATAAACAAGTTGGGTTAGTTGCTTTTTTATTGCAGTAGGAAAATAGGTCACCCAAATGAAAATATGTACTTTCGTCAATTTGTTGTgaacaatataaacaaattatttatatgaacgaGCTGTCAACTTTGTGATCTAAGATGAAGTACTCCTTGTCCTGATTCCATCCTCAAACTGAAACTCAGCAATAGAAAGTATTGACGATTACTGGACCACACAACGAAGGAGTCAATTTATCAGTAAAAAGTTAACCTTCGTTTTAAATTCGAGGCTGTAAGTACTGACTCCTCAAGAGAATTGTATAATAGGCTTAGTAGTATGTAGTAGTTTTGAGTCATTTGCGGATGTCCGCCGTTAGATCGCCTTGCATTAATAAATCATCGTAACACGCTCCGATATTCGCATTGATGCGTAGGAGCAGTGCAAGTCGTTGAACCAATTTACTGAGATCCCCTTCGTATAATTGAGATAGACAATTGTATATCAAATCTTGAACATTAATTTAGAGTGCGGTAAACTGCATCTAagcattcatataattaaagttgcaaaatatcgtttatttaaaacttgacgatatttattttataaaacttttgcaacaaaatatattttccacaGATGCATAAGAATACCTAGGAGCTTCTGACGTCCTTTTTAGTGTCAACAAGATGTGTTCTAGGTACGCTAATAATATTGTGGTATTTCCAACCACAAAACCaagataaacaaaattcaaattcacGCTGTGTGTTTATCGGATGTACACGTAGATCACAAGATGAGGcgcaaaaaaatctaaataaagaatcaataaaataaaagttgtattaAAGCTGtttgccatttttttattacgctAAGTGTATTTATAgagttatttaaatcaataaattcagGGTATATTCATAAAATGGTTTTCCTTTGCTAAGTAATTCAACTTTGATCTTTGGTAACGATATATGTATAGCGAATCCTGATATAATTGGCTCTTTTGGCAGACTTCGACAGACATTTTATTTGTGACgcgtgtaaatattattttagattgcatatgttttaaaataactttatatggGGTCATATGAAAGTCGAGAGCTgcaatctttataaatattttaaacgtctCATTCTGGCTAAGTGGCAAGCTTGCAACTTAGATTGTGGGTTGgatttaggaaaaaaataattttccgtcaagaaattctcaatCGTAGCGCGGAATGACAAAGTTGGCAGTGTTACAACTTCTAAAAGCACGTATAGTTATTAGTAATGAACATGATTTCCAAATCCAGATTTTGACGTGTCAGAATTTGGTACAGCGAGGATTACACCTGTGTTTTAACACACTCCTCTACACAACGATATCTAGTTTTTAAGGTTGTTCGTTATTCCGTTAAGGGGACGTTATTATTTTACGTTCTCCTTATATCCTAAGTCCGATAtctaattgattattttttcgaGTTTAATAACCggttttaaatagtattaaaatatttttttgaaattattgaaataactaaatatattttaaaggtaatggaaaaaaaattactagatACCGAGAAGTCggctataattaaataataagtacatatataaaaaggtaGCGCACATGTCGCAATGAAGggatcattttattttaccttattttCTACACGCGAATGTGGCGTAACGCGAGGCtgacattgttatttattagtcGCCGTGGTTGGAGG
It encodes:
- the LOC113398532 gene encoding synaptic vesicle glycoprotein 2B-like, which codes for MIETDPGPKKPHNCDVKTEHQINGPSSKTIDLGVVPSLKTPAKLDPEKCPNSEKADFERAIELTGYGRFHYLLLAVCGLVSTSEEMDVISMSFILPSAQCDLELTTQTKGWLNSIIFIGMMVGAYAWGSVADSLGRKRVLIAISIINALAIVASSFSQNYELFMFFRFMNGAALGGSGPVIWSYFAEFQPKKKRGAMLSFMAAFWTLGNLFVAGLAWVIIPSEIGGVTGGFVYNSWRIFLLVMSLPSFLVAALLFLLPESPKFLISTGRHEEALEVFRGIYMMNTGRDKDQYPVKQILVDEPLHTKPEKQIEAKEPKSKLRRMMSDIVEHSKQLFVPPILKFTTISITINFTFHIGYYGLMMWFPEMFNRFDEWSRTHDNAEADICQVTAYVTQFGTHSAEARCDSHIHSDVFMESLITVAAAIPSNIFAVLGMDRLGRKFFLVFATFSAGLCSAAMYFVYNKTNNLIVSAIFSSVISCGNASLDCLITEVFPTNLRATGVAVSMVAARLGGIIGNVVIAALLDQYCPAPTFIVAVLLAGGGLMCLFLPNTTRQALQ